From the Solanum pennellii chromosome 4, SPENNV200 genome, one window contains:
- the LOC107018216 gene encoding thaumatin-like protein 1b, with protein sequence MAQVKLLCLFALFLTITQLFIAGVNSAATFTMVNKCQQTIWPGLLSNAGIAPLSTTGFVLQQGESKTISVPTSWGGRFWARTHCTEDPTGKFTCATGDCGSGKLECAGGNAAPPATLAEFTLDGSNGMDFFDVSLVDGYNLPMLVVPQGGSGNNCTSTGCLVDLNGACPSELKVMSVGGENVACKSACEAFRKDEYCCAGAFNNPTTCKPSSYSTLFKKACPSAYSYAYDDKTSTFTCAGANNYLITFCPSPNTSQKSSSSSSGQNQKPEDSNNQNDNDNNNEPSTINNSMVYDGAWDISSASPTTTCMHVFNSPAIAGAVAFLTATFQLHRQLY encoded by the exons atggcGCAAGTGAAACTGCTCTGTCTATTTGCTCTGTTTTTAACTATTACACAGCTCTTCATAGCAG GTGTAAATTCAGCTGCAACATTTACAATGGTGAATAAATGCCAGCAAACAATTTGGCCTGGATTATTATCTAACGCCGGAATTGCTCCACTTTCCACCACTGGTTTTGTTCTACAACAAGGTGAATCGAAAACAATCAGTGTGCCCACTTCATGGGGCGGCAGATTCTGGGCTCGTACACATTGTACCGAAGATCCCACCGGAAAATTCACCTGCGCCACCGGCGATTGCGGCTCCGGTAAGCTCGAATGCGCCGGCGGCAACGCTGCACCGCCGGCAACTCTAGCTGAATTCACACTCGACGGATCCAACGGGATGGATTTCTTCGACGTCAGTTTAGTCGATGGGTACAACTTACCAATGCTTGTGGTACCACAAGGTGGTTCTGGTAACAATTGTACAAGTACCGGATGTTTGGTGGATTTGAACGGCGCGTGTCCGTCGGAGCTGAAAGTGATGAGCGTGGGAGGCGAAAACGTCGCGTGTAAGAGCGCGTGTGAAGCTTTTCGAAAAGATGAGTATTGTTGCGCCGGAGCGTTTAATAATCCGACGACTTGTAAACCATCATCGTATTCAACGTTGTTTAAAAAAGCTTGTCCGAGTGCTTACAGCTATGCTTACGATGATAAAACGAGTACCTTCACTTGTGCTGGCGCTAATAATTATCTTATCACATTTTGTCCTTCACCTAATACCAG TCAaaagtcatcatcatcatcaagtgGACAAAATCAAAAACCAGAAGATAGTAACAATCAAAACGACAACGACAATAACAACGAGCCATCAACGATCAACAACTCTATGGTATATGATGGTGCATGGGATATCAGTAGTGCATCTCCAACCACCACGTGCATGCACGTGTTCAATTCACCGGCCATAGCCGGTGCCGTCGCCTTCTTAACAGCCACTTTCCAGTTGCATCGTCAGCTctactaa
- the LOC107016160 gene encoding chaperone protein dnaJ 11, chloroplastic-like, protein MASSSFLLSTSITGSKLSAAAPPRSSVSFKQRPFSVSAAYSTAERTSTATTSSSTIASHTSLYEVLGIQFGANSHEIKSAYRKLARILHPDVRNSSAEDFIRVQSAYATLSDPEKRANYDRNLFGNRIARPVGFSPAGARSHYTVRRGWETDQCW, encoded by the coding sequence AtggcttcttcttcttttcttctctccACTTCAATTACCGGCTCTAAACTCTCCGCCGCTGCACCACCGCGGAGTTCTGTTAGCTTCAAGCAGCGGCCGTTTTCTGTTTCCGCCGCGTACTCCACTGCGGAGAGGACTTCTACTGCTACTACTAGTAGCTCTACAATCGCCTCACATACATCGTTATACGAAGTTTTAGGGATTCAATTTGGAGCTAATTCTCATGAAATTAAGTCTGCTTACCGGAAATTAGCCAGAATTTTGCATCCGGATGTTCGTAATTCGTCGGCGGAGGACTTTATAAGAGTCCAATCAGCGTATGCTACTCTTTCCGATCCGGAAAAACGTGCTAATTATGATCGGAACCTATTTGGAAATAGAATTGCAAGGCCTGTTGGTTTCTCACCGGCGGGAGCTCGCAGCCATTATACTGTTCGCCGAGGATGGGAAACCGATCAGTGTTGGTAG
- the LOC107018432 gene encoding uncharacterized protein LOC107018432 — protein sequence MANVMKPLMNWPKWHHYLYVHASFIHFVQSQSQSPLFSTCNVRRLPSFTASPSGYRQAHFRSGAALKSRESPLPLDQSEGDSDSDEKTRKSRNEKKREARRAVRWAMDLAKFSAPQIKRILRVASTEQEVYEAVMLAKRLGPDVREGKRRQFSYIGRLLREVEPELMDGLIQATKDGDQTKFQALSGSELSTTEDVDEEVEETEYEDDEESSEDNIALADRWFDGLVNKDVDISKEIYSLSEVDFDRQELRGLVRKVQSIREKRSKSDKGEGKVNTDVVRAERSLTRFLRDLAKQLHS from the exons ATGGCTAATGTAATGAAGCCTCTGATgaattggccaaaatggcatcACTATTTATACGTTCACGCTTCATTCATCCACTTTGTTCAATCTCAATCTCAATCTCCACTCTTCTCGACCTGCAATGTTCGCCGACTGCCGTCGTTCACGGCATCACCTTCCGGTTACCGGCAAGCTCATTTTCGTTCCGGCGCGGCACTTAAATCACGTGAAAGTCCATTACCGTTAGATCAATCAGAGGGCGACAGCGATTCCGATGAAAAAACAAGGAAGAGTCGTAACGAGAAGAAGCGTGAAGCTCGACGCGCCGTCCGGTGGGCTATGGATTTAGCTAAGTTCTCTGCTCCTCAAATTAAGCGCATTCTCAG AGTGGCTTCAACGGAGCAAGAGGTATACGAAGCCGTTATGCTGGCCAAG AGACTAGGTCCTGATGTACGAGAAGGAAAGCGAAGGCAATTCAGTTACATAG GTAGATTATTGCGAGAAGTTGAGCCTGAATTGATGGATGGTTTAATTCAGGCAACAAAAGATGGAGACCAAACTAAATTTCAGGCTTTATCTGGTTCGGAACTTTCGACTACCGAAGATGTTGATGAGGAAGTTGAAGAGACTGAATATGAGGATGACGAAGAG AGTTCTGAGGACAATATTGCTTTAGCCGATAGATGGTTTGATGGCTTGGTCAATAAGGACGTTGACATCTCTAAAGAAATCTATTCTCTAagtgaggttgattttgatcgCCAG GAGTTACGTGGTCTTGTTAGGAAAGTACAATCAATACGTGAAAAAAGGAGCAAATCAGACAAGGGGGAAGGAAAAGTAAACACTGATGTTGTCCGTGCAGAAAGGTCTCTCACACGTTTCCTTCGAGACCTAGCGAAACAGCTTCACAGCTAA